Sequence from the Botrytis cinerea B05.10 chromosome 12, complete sequence genome:
GCATCCAAAAATTCTTCGACAAAATGACCCGTTTCTTCTAAAACTCTATCAACATTGCCGTGccattttttgatttgaggtGGTAAAGATCTCTTGATGCTTTTTGATAGACCAGCTTCTGATCGAAGATTTCGTCCATACAACTTCTGCATGTGAGGCTTTTCGACAAATTGAAGGAACGCAAGAGTAAGTGTATGACTGAGAAGCGCCAAGCAAAAGATAGCTCGGCTTCCTGTGATGAAGACTGCTCCCCAGATACCAGCTAGCCCGATTATACGTTCTGGATTATTGAGGTATCGATAAATACCGCTGTACGTGAGTTTGGGAGCGTGGTCAAAGAAAAAGTCTCCAAAGAACCATCCAAATTCACCCAAAGACTCGTAAATGCTGATAGCCGTCCAGAGCTGGAGTGAAACTAAACCAGCACCCAGCACGTGTCGCAACAAAACAAGCCCATAAGCCCAATCAGATGGGATGGAGTACATTTTCCAGGTTGCGGCAATGAAACTTGCGTAGCACATTGTCATGCTTAAGTGGTACATTCCTTTCCATTGTCTCCAAGCTTCTTCTGTGCTATCACCATACTTAACGAAATGTCGTGTCCACATCTTTTTGCTCGATTGTCTATCGAGAATTATTCCGAGGCCCACCGAGTACCACAAACGCCAAAACATAGCATTTATCACAAAAAGTGCCTGATAAACGGGAGTCGATGGAGTGAGAGCAGTAATGAGAAAGACGTAACCTAGCAGTAGGAGAATGGAAACATCTGTAATCCGGAAAAGATCAATGTTGCCCAGTCCCATGAGGTTATGGACCGCTAATGGTTGAGTAGTATTTAGTGGCGGTGTTTGAGTGGGTGATGAATCTAAACTATATTCAAGACCCTCTTTACTTGATGCTAGTGCATTTGCATGATCGATGTCGCTTGGGGTTGGATTATCTTGGTGCTTTCTGGGAGGGGGCGGATTGTATGTTTTGTCGATGTGAGGATTCTCCACAACGAGTAGAAATGCGAATTGAGCCATGTGTGCAACGATCGAAATTGCTAGCACGCTATAGCTTGCAGCCATCATTGAGATTCCATAATAACCAGCATATCCAACAGAATACATTGGATGAGGTGCCATTTCGAAAACACCATCAAATGTCAATTCTTGATCGATTAGGTAAAAGAAGTCACCCCAGTACCATGCATAATCTTTTACGACTCGGTGCGCGTCAAGCTTAACCCATAAGTTAAACAGAACGAGTATGATTCCGGCACCCCATCGGAGTGTTGACATGACTAGACCTTCATCAGATGGTGCGCCTCCACAAGCAATCGCAAAGAGACAGTATGATGTGAAATCACACATCAAAATGAGATCCACCACCCTTCGAAAGACTAGCCATGTATTATACTCAATGGGAGCTTGCTCAAATTTGTAATCTTCTGGTATTTTAGTCTCTAGTTCAGTCTTGATCAATTGGTATAACCATGGTCGAGGATTTTTGCCAGTAACTGGATTTTCAAATAGGTTCCATTTCTTTGCCCATGCTACTATTCTTTTGTGGTGCGATTGGATGTGAAGGAGATATCCAATGCCAACATTGTAGCATCCTCGCCAGAAAAGGAAGATAACTGCGAATACTGGTCTCTTCAATGAGCTAGGCAGCGCGTAGAGCGCGAATATATGAAGGGCAAGTATGACCAATACGATTAAATCAGAGAGATTCTTGGGTTGTCGAGGATCGAGCAGTTGAGAAACCATATCATGAGTCTGGGGTACTGTAAATACTGTGGATCTGTCAGCTTGGAGTCCCTAAACTGATACTGGCATGTGCAATCATCGAAACAAATTCTTCACTTACTGGTACCGTCGGGCGTTCTGCCAAAGGTCTTCTTGTCTTTGTCAAGTTCAAAGTCTTCGGACGGTGGCTCGGAACCGCAACGGGCTGTCATGTTATCGTCATTTGTGGCGGAACCATTGTTGATTCGTTCCCGTAAGCCATTCGAATCTTGGGACTTCATCGAAGAAGTGCTCATGTCGAATGGACTCTGCCGTGTTGAAAACGGCAATACAATGTCGTTGAGGCTTTGGATCGTTCAATCGAGGAGTTCTGGGCGTTTCCAATGAAACAACACGTTGGGATAAAGAGTGCAAGGGCAGTGGAGGTTAACATGTATTTATGTTAACCATACAGATATGTCTAAATGTTGAATTTATAGAAGTGGGTTGAACCGTTTGCTGATGCTGTCCTTTTCTGCGAGATCAAGGTTGTTggatttcaattcaatgggGTTCCTTCATTAAGTTGCACCTCGCGTCGCTCCGAAACGATCAGAGTGGAGGTAATTCTGACGAATGATATTGCTCACCACCAAGAACACGGCTGTTTTACATTGGATTCTTGCTGGTAAATGGGATATCCGGGACCAGTTTAGATATGAATATGGATTTTTGTTTGTCATATTGATCAATCACGAGAATGGTGAAGAAGTAGCTAGTCGCTACTCGGCAGTCTGTATGTACAGAGAGCATGTATGCATGATTTTTTGAGGAAGGTATGACAtgttttatattcttttttgttgattgatgCGATGTGACGATGAAAGTTGGGGAAACGCGTGGGGGATTCTGTTACCCGTTGCCATTGCCGTTTCCTCTTCACtatccaatcaatcaaattctgACAATCCCAATACTGGCATAGTCGTACTGCACTtgtctatctctctctctctttgaaTACTCTCCATCTTCGTTTTCCCCGGCATTCTAGGAAGCTGCCAGCACACACGCACGATATCCTTCCGTAATCAATCTAGTTATGCACGAGATGATTCTCAACAAAAAAATTCAGATAGAATTCTATAGAATCAAGTGTCAATTAATTGACATGTGAAAGATCCAGTCGAATGGCCGATCAATGATGCGATTCTATCCGTATGCATGGTCAAGGATGCTTGTGAAAACCCCATTCTTTTTTGTAACCGACCAGAAACATATCTGGGGAAAGATGGAGATCATTGAAATcataaagtttattatatcagATTCATCTATCCTCTCCCTCTGTGCAGGGCTCGGGTTGGCGGAAGGATCCCGTCTCACCTTGCTATCCCCCATCATCCACGTTTTTATGATCTGTCGTGTTACTCACAGAACACTACTGTAGCATTTCTGCAATCGAGTGTCGGACAGTAATCAGGAGCGGAACCAATAAGAGACCTTCCTTCTTGAAAGTGACGGAGAATATCCGGTCGATAAGAACGACTGTAAAGCTACCATGGCAGTTCTAGGTTTCCCCGAGAATAACGTCTTACCATTTTCACAAATAGAATCTTACTCGTGGGGGTTCCATCCATGATAAGATTCAAAGTATACTTTGACCACCTCTGTCTGACCGGAGACCTTATCTACTTGCCGGAGCAGATAAAAGGTTGGTAGAGTGCATCCAGGTATAGGTCCTCGTTCGTCGTCAGGTCAACTCCGCGGTGATGAAAACATCAAGCAGGTCAGTTGATTGTATGATCCCGCACGATCGAAACTTCGTATTCGTTGAAAGTTTGAGGCTATAACCAACGGGTAATAAGTAACAGTGTTAGAATCTTCAGAGCTAACGAACGAGTCAGAAAAACGATCATAAAACGGGAGTGATAGAAGAGAGGTACAGCATTCTGCTAGATACATGGTAAAGGACTGTACGGCAATGTTCTCCCAGACCTTAGCTCAATCTCGGACAGACGTTGATCTCTCAAAGAACCCCTTCGACTGCTCAGCCGATATCACAGTGCTTCTGTCCGTAGATTTGCGATCATCATCCCatatgatgagatgagcaGTTCAAAACATAGAGGAGACAGAGTATATACCATCTAATCTGATAGATTCTTCGTtgtgagaaagagaaggattCGTTTTTCAATCCATCCGTTGTTTTCATAGAGTTTAGAAAGACTGATAGAGATGGACCTATCCTGAGAGCGATAATTCAAAGGCACGTGACAGGGTTCATACTACCCCGCCGGTAACCGGTAATCGGAGAAACAACCACAACCTCACCGCCTTACCAATTAAGTCAACGATATTATAAACCAATCTTATCTTTAGCAAAATTCCATTGTTGCTTTGTAAACATCCATCCTACGACTTTATTATCTCATCGATCATCCCACAATTTACATTTTCCATTTTACACTCAATAAACAATTGAAAAACAATATTCTGAGTTGGTCGCAGTAAATCATGGCTCCATCTCTTGAGGAAAGGCCCGATGCTGTGCAAGACGTCCTCTCAAATCCTCTCAAAAATGCTCCCAAACTTGTCGCCCCAGAACCTGAACATTGTCCCGGTCCAGAATCCGAAGCGGCGGGAAAGGCAGATTCTTGCGCGGGCTGTCCAAACCAAGCCATATGCGCATCCGCACCCAAAGGTCCCGATCCAGATATTCCAGCTATAACTGCACGTCTTGCTGGTATCAAACATAAAGTCTTAATTCTGTCGGGGAAAGGTGGTGTAGGAAAAAGCACATTTACAACTTTACTTGCACATGCCTTCGCAACAAATGAGGACAACACAGTAGGAATCATGGATACCGATATCTGCGGACCGAGTATACCCAAGATGATGGGAGTAGAAACGGAGCAGATACATGTTAGTGGTGCAGGTTGGAGTCCAGTATGGGTTATGGAGAACTTAGGTGTGATGAGTGTGCAGTTTATGCTACCCAATCGAGACGATGCCGTGATATGGAGAGGGCCAAAGAAAAATGGATTGATCAAGCAGTTTTTAAAGGATGTAGAGTGGGGAGAGATGGATTTCTTATTGGTGGACACACCTCCAGGAACCAGCGATGAACATTTGAGTGTGAATTCATTCCTCAAAGAGAGTGGGGTAGATGGGGCTTTAATAGTTACAACACCACAGGAAGTTTCACTGTTAGATgttagaaaagaaattgactTCTGTCGGAAGGCGGGGATCAAGGTATTAGGGATCGTCGAAAACATGTCAGGATTCGTCTGCCCAAAATGCACACACGAAAGTCAAATCTTCCAAGCAACAACAGGAGGTGCGAGAGCTTTGGctaaagaaatgaatattccTTTCCTGGGAGCCGTACCACTAGATCCTCGAATTGGGATGTCGTGCGACTATGGCGAGAGCTTTTTCGATGCTTGGCCTGATAGCCCAGCCTGCACGGCATTGAAGACTGTCGTTAGAAAACTTGGTGAAGAGATCGGACTCGATCCCAAGAGCATATTACCTGACGATTGAACATTCTTCCACGGAGTCCATTCCCTCACAGATCAACCGATAACAAGATTCGGTCAGCAGAGCGTGATCAACATCTGCTCCGAGGCAATCAGCTCCCTGTTATGTCTACCATAATACTACCCATACAATTCGTCAACTTTGCCACGGCTCGGATCCGTAATCAGAAAGTGATGAAATACCGACAGACACTGATATAATATCAAGGATAATTAGCATATAGAATTCGAACCAAATATGAGATTCAAAAAACAGCTTGATTATTGTTCAGCCCAATGAGCTTAGCAATGCGGTATGATTCTGGCGGCGAGTGCCCACCTAAGTTTCATCTCTCACTTGAAGTTTGTACACTAGCTTAAATACACTTGCCTGTTTTAGATTTCGTCAACACTTGAAACCTCAAAGTCCTTCATTCCCGCGCAAGTCGCTGACCTTTGAAGCAGCGCGTATCATTGCTGTTTTACCCATGATTCGAATCTTTCCAAATGTACGGGTTACCACGAATGAATTTGTACCCCAAATTTGCAAATGCTACCATCTTCTGCGTCTAGAGAGTCGAATTCGGGCAATCTGGTCTGGCTCGATTACAGTCACATTCCTATCTGAGCAAAAGGGACCACTGATTCAGGGAGTCGTGGCCGAATATGATCAATGATTTAAATGCATGTCCCCAAGGTACCCAGATATATCGGAGTAATCTATGCATCGGAGCTTCTTGTACTTCGGAGGAttcacttttttttctttctttttgcaaGGCCTGAAATCACGAGATGATTTTCAAACGCCTAGGGGTACTTTTGTCCTTCCATGATCAGGAGTTCAGTCTTGTGACAACCCATTTGGGAAGTAGGGTatcttttgatgttttgttcATCATGGCAGGTACTGGATTTGCTTACGTTCTGTGACTCAGCATGCAACTCGAATAAGAATGTGGATGATGAGTGGCGGCATGACCCTCCGAGCTTTCAATGCAGATTATTTGATATAGCAAGGGATTCGCTTATATGTCTCTATAATTCACATGTTATATGAAATAAAGAGCTTCTAATTACATTCAGAGATCACTTGCGTGAACTTGATTCTGTCCGAAGACAAATCAGGGTGACCCCTTTGAGCAAGTGGCTCCACGGGGGCCAGTGTTCGGTTAAAGCCGATTACTCTTCTCACCTTGTCGACCGTTCTTCTCAAGCTTGCTTATCGCGATTTGAGTCGAAAAACTCTGGACCCTCTCTTTATATGTCCATTTATTAACATTAAACGATATTGGCCAATTTGGCGTACAGGGAAAGAAATAGCGCAAGGTGCTTTCCCGGTTACACATCGCAGAAATCATTCATCTGAATTATATCCACATAAATAATGAAGGCTTCATACGTTAACAGCAGTCAGTCAGATGCAGGTACCAACAAGTATCGCCTAAAACCGAACCAACGATTGCCGAACCTATTGTCTTGAAAAAATTTCATTTGAATCTCTTAAACCACCACACCAGATGCAAGCTGTCGTAAGCTTTAGAGTTACATGCGGATGGGTATACTCTGGGCATTCTCATTTAACAATCTTATATTGCAAAGTGTTTGTGGGGATCAATTATTTGTGAGTGAAGTATTTAGCCGTGTTTCATAGACCGGAACGATTTAAGCATCCGGAGAACGATTCCTTTGTAGGGCAGCTAGACTTTAATACCCCTGGGGCTTGTATGTCAGATTGTAGAGTGGGACAAGCTTACAACTCGGATGAGAGGTTCGTTCGCACGGTTTCCTTTCCATATGTGGACTTATCCACCTGCACGCACGGTACTTTTCCTTGAGACGAAATTTATGTCCCTTGTCTTAATATGGATCGATATAAACCGAAATACGATACCACGCGGTTACTCTTTCTGTTTTTGGTGGTTAAGCTTAATCATTTGGGGCTTCGTAGCTACCTGCAGTCCCTGTTTAGACCTGTATTCACGAATGATAATGGCTTGTTTATACCGCGATCACATTGCGTCGCTACCTAAGCAGAAACTGCAAGGCACGAACCGATAGGGAAAAAACGGTTCATCCGGTCTTTCTTGGTGGCTTCTATGATTGATGGATCTTTATGAGCCCCGGCAAGCCAGCAGTGGCGATATGGATCTCCAATGTTTACTTTTACCTGCTTAGACCCCGCTCTTTCGGTTGTCGATCGAGATATACTTTTGAGTAAGTAAAAATCGACCTTCCAACATGACAGCTGTGGGGCCTGATATCAATAACGGTGAGCtacttcaaattttcaatggCTCGCTGTCGCTAACTCAGCTTATAGGCGGAAAAGGTCTGGCTGTGATCTGGGCTCTCAATGCTGTCTCAATCACCATTGTTATCGCAAGATGCATGACACAAAGATTCATAATCCGTCAACTGGGGCTTAGTGACGCTTTGGTCGTTGTATCGATGGTATGTTCTCTACCTCATAAGCCATGAATCATAACTAATGATGAAGTGTACCATTTCTTCTATGGCAGCTTTGATCACAGTGCAATATCACTATGGATGGGGACGACATTACGCATATCTCGATCCATTTGATAGAATCGAGGCAATGAAGTACAATGCAATTGGGCAATCTTTTGGTAATTCTACTTCAGCAAGAGTCTCTATGCAAGATCTCTCTCTGACGTTTATATGCGACAGGTGTTATGGGCTCGACTTTTGGCCGAATGTCCTTTATTATCCTCATGATACAGCTATTCGGAACCTCTAAATTAAAACACGCAGCTCTATGGACATTATTCTGGGTACAATTCATTCCAAACTGTATTGTCGTCGTCACATTGTATGTTCAATGTAGTGATATTCGATCTTTGTGGGACACGTCGATTATATCTTCATGTTGGCCTGAGTCTTACCAAACGGTGAGTCTAGACATCATTCCCACTTGAACGATTTTCTAATGACGCATTAGTATATTGGCTACGCACATACAAGTTGGAATGGTCTAACGGATCTATTTTTGACGTGTCTACCGGCAACAATGTTGTGGAGTTTACAAATGAATCGTCGTACGAAATTCGGTTTGGTGTTTTTGCTAAGTCTTAGTTTACTGTGAGTTCTACTTTTTGCCTTTTTCACCactttctttaatttaatattctgGCAGCGCCTTTGTGGGAGTTATCTTGAAGATTGTGTATATTGGAGTGCTTGCCGACCGAGGAGATTATACTTGTAAGTACCATAATATCCATCAAATAACAACCCGCTGACAATAGCAGACAACACAGTCCCATTCTTCGTCTGGGTACAGTAAGTTTTCGCCCCCACTTCCCCAAATAGCGCTTTCctaatctttcaaaaacaGAGTCGAATCCAATCTCGTCGTGATCGCCTCTTCAGTTCCACTTCTTCGTCCTCTCTTTATTCGTCTTAAATCCGGCGATTTTAGCACCCGCAATGGCTCTACAGCTCCTACTTTCGAGCTGTCAGGATATAGTAATAAGAGGAAATCAATACAGAATAATCATATGTTCAGTGAGATAagcgatgatgatttggggATGAAGCATTCGCGGGATGGGATCGCAATAGATGATAAAAGAAGCGAAGATCATATCTTGCCGATACagggagagaaggaaagagttTTGGAGCCGTGGGTGGTGAAGAAGGAGGTTAGTTATAGTGTGAGGGTTGAGGACACGGCGGATGAGGATCTTGAAAGGGGAGAGTcggagagggaaagagggagaaaCCATGTGTTCCTGGTGCCGAAAAGGGCGAGTAAAGGGAGTATGAGTGTTCTGAGTCAAGTTTCCGTGGTGTGAAAATCATTCATCGTGGAGTTTGGGTTATATGTTATTGGGTAATAATCGAGGTATTGGAACGGAAATGGGATCTTGGATGaatatggatgtggatatggataaCTTATACTCTAGCAAATCATCTCTTTTGTAAATACCCTCTAAAATCAGATTTGTTACATTATTCTTCCTATGATATCTCTCGTTTAAACATTTACTAGTGGGCAAACGCGTTGATTGTGAATTTATATACCGTACTTACTATTGAATCCTGAGCGTTcataaaaaaaatcgataaaaaaatcgaaatgaaATTGCAACGCCAAACGGgcatcaatattgatatagaTCCCCACAAGTGATGCAAgcaaaaaattgaaaaattgtcacaaaaaatggaaattctCATTACGGAAAGGAAACGGAGAACAGAGAACAGGAAAAATTGTGTACGTACCCCATGCCTTGTTGTACATGCACTTTGTACTTGGTATTGTAATGTACTGTATTGTATTGGCTTCGACCGTCTCGTTGGGACTCGGTAGCTAATGGGTCGTGGGCTGGACTAGGCTCTGGGTGCGGGATGGAggatgagggatgagggatgGAGATTGTGAATGTGACTGTGAGTGTGATtttgggatggagaggggaTATTGGGGTGGGCTTAGTTTTTTGTAACGGGAAGGGAGCACGGGGAGGTGCTGCTCCTATAGAGAgcaagatataaaaaaaaaattaggATTTCGAAAGATCAGCTCATTTGGGTGTATGCtcttttttgtctttggATATTGGATTAGAGTAGTTGTGGTTATTTTTTGGGTTTGAAATTTGCGGTTGTGATTGAGTGGTTGTGTTCATGGGTTTTATgtgtgtattgtattgtgtagGGTGGGTGTATTTTCTCTTTGAATGGGAAAGGTCAATCAACTATTGCTAACCTTGTacagaattgaaaatataaggGTTCCGATGTACAGAGTATAACTGCCATGGTGTGACTTTTCGGTTCTGTGAGCGTGCTACTGTACATCTCTAGAACATAGTGAACTTGATTCAGTAATGAATGCAGAAGACAGAATGGCGAGTAGAGTTTGATTTACAATGAAGGATGGCTGAGCTTTGAGAATGAACAAGCTTTTCTGTACTATATCGTACAAAAGCGTTGAAGCTTAATCTTCTTCGCACCAGCTTTCAGGGTGCGAGACTAGGGTGCGTCCCGCAGCGTAGGGCCCGTTATATGAACAGATGAtttgtggatttggatgtggatgtgcaATGTTGAATGTGGGATCGGGATGGGCTCGGAATTTGAGGGCCGGAATGGGGGGTGCGGATCTGTATTGTcttgtgtgtgtatgtactCTACGAGTACTCGAGTGCACGAGAAAGAGGCGGtttttttgattgttgaataGGTTGCACTATGTTACTGTACTAACTATACTGCGCTAGTAATAAATTGTAgttttcattattcaatctACAGAGATTCTTTCTTCCAGCTAATGGGCCCTTGAATTCTAGAAAATGCTCAAATGAATGGGTATGCGTATGCATTCTACTCTGCATGTAATTCTCCCACTCTAGCCTCTAGCACAGCAGTATTGATACCAGATAGGCGAAGCCCCCGATAAACCCAGAGCACCCCACTCGACAACCCCTTGGTCCTTGCAGACGGAAATCAACCGACCTCCCCCATACACCCTAGCATATCAGCAAACTCCGGACATCCCAGCCACAACACGGAGATTGAACCAGCACGTCGAAAGGTACATTGGATTTTTGTAGCCTTTCCTTCGTGCA
This genomic interval carries:
- the Bcnbp35 gene encoding Bcnbp35, translated to MAPSLEERPDAVQDVLSNPLKNAPKLVAPEPEHCPGPESEAAGKADSCAGCPNQAICASAPKGPDPDIPAITARLAGIKHKVLILSGKGGVGKSTFTTLLAHAFATNEDNTVGIMDTDICGPSIPKMMGVETEQIHVSGAGWSPVWVMENLGVMSVQFMLPNRDDAVIWRGPKKNGLIKQFLKDVEWGEMDFLLVDTPPGTSDEHLSVNSFLKESGVDGALIVTTPQEVSLLDVRKEIDFCRKAGIKVLGIVENMSGFVCPKCTHESQIFQATTGGARALAKEMNIPFLGAVPLDPRIGMSCDYGESFFDAWPDSPACTALKTVVRKLGEEIGLDPKSILPDD
- the Bccho2 gene encoding Bccho2, with product MSTSSMKSQDSNGLRERINNGSATNDDNMTARCGSEPPSEDFELDKDKKTFGRTPDGTIFTVPQTHDMVSQLLDPRQPKNLSDLIVLVILALHIFALYALPSSLKRPVFAVIFLFWRGCYNVGIGYLLHIQSHHKRIVAWAKKWNLFENPVTGKNPRPWLYQLIKTELETKIPEDYKFEQAPIEYNTWLVFRRVVDLILMCDFTSYCLFAIACGGAPSDEGLVMSTLRWGAGIILVLFNLWVKLDAHRVVKDYAWYWGDFFYLIDQELTFDGVFEMAPHPMYSVGYAGYYGISMMAASYSVLAISIVAHMAQFAFLLVVENPHIDKTYNPPPPRKHQDNPTPSDIDHANALASSKEGLEYSLDSSPTQTPPLNTTQPLAVHNLMGLGNIDLFRITDVSILLLLGYVFLITALTPSTPVYQALFVINAMFWRLWYSVGLGIILDRQSSKKMWTRHFVKYGDSTEEAWRQWKGMYHLSMTMCYASFIAATWKMYSIPSDWAYGLVLLRHVLGAGLVSLQLWTAISIYESLGEFGWFFGDFFFDHAPKLTYSGIYRYLNNPERIIGLAGIWGAVFITGSRAIFCLALLSHTLTLAFLQFVEKPHMQKLYGRNLRSEAGLSKSIKRSLPPQIKKWHGNVDRVLEETGHFVEEFLDAARPKLAAGVSTIFRDTSALFSQYPARLTLTRIAPDLAGYDPRDYSVTIEGTSSDSALHKRTTSKEGITARIPQERMDGFKPLVFEYGAPIKVKWTAPTKHSKADWIGMYMVADNASREVTRIPSAGRWVATVPNEYESSPADQGILVSNRFVSGSKRIDGSTQDYVEGEMIFEGDKLFWTQGVFEFRYHHDGKHNVMAISLPFEIRIPRFDDENSNVNITLDSDNSQSQSLIRSAVEQALLPVVRNCFDRDPDIAPNSVDESFGVLVARDGKYPRRVVHAVHFMFGIEFAPEVVRADGNVRNLAWRICNAKQVLAPYSMSHSKGTNTPDVDGEKA